The genomic region TTTACATCATCAAGCTTTGGACAACCAATTGCCAGCGCTTTTCCTTTTAATAAATCTATATGGTAATTTGGATATGCAAAAGGCACACAGTCTGCCGTAACTAATAGATCGGCATTTTCGAAATAAGGTGCGTTTACTGGCACCAAGTTTAACTGCACAGGCCATTGTCTTAATTGAGGTTTAATACTTACTTCAATATCCTCTGAACCTATAGATACTTTTTCTGTATTTTTTGGTTCCTCATTAAAATTCATCATTCTACTACCTGGACAACCATGTCCGTGATGATGTGGTGTATGAGGTACTTGTGGAGTATTTTTTTGAGTCTCATGCTGTGGTTTAAATGTTTTACCCTGACTAGCTAATAATTTCTCAACAGCTACTTCATCAAATTCATCTGCTTCCCTTTCAACAATATTTAATGCTCCTTGTGGGCAGTGACCTAAGCAGGCACCTAACCCGTCACAATAAATATCACTTACTAGTTTAGCTTTTCCTTCAATAATTTGAATAGCACCCTCTTCACATCCTGGTACGCAAAGTCCACATCCGTCACATTTATTTTCATCTATTTCGATTATTTTTCTAATTGCCATAATAAGCACTCTCCTTATCTATTTATCTTAAGTTAATTATACTGTGAAAACATATATAGGTATGTGACAATTCTCACAGGTCCTAAATTTTTTAATAAATTTAATTATTTTTTATATACTTTCCACATATAGGACAATAGGAAACATCTCTCTCAAATACTTCTTTACAATAATCACAGGTTCGAAAATCTTGCATTTTAAATACGAGTTTCTCTAAAGTGTCTACATCATTCTTTAAATAGTCTATTCTATTTAGTAATCCTTGTATATCTTCAATAGATATATTTCCCCTGCCTCTCATCTGATTATAAATGAATTCACCAATTTCCATAAATAGGCTTTCGATTTCTTTTTCTCTTTTACGTATACTTAAATTCATTTTACTTATCTCTACCATATTTGATGACTTGCTTGAAATCATCTTTACAGATTCTGAAACTGCTTCTGAAAATTTCTCAACAAAACTCATGGCTATTCCTCCCAACAAAAATCCCTTTCTATATACTTATTCTAAAAGTGTATTTTGGGAAACAGTTTTTCTACAAAAAAACAACTATTTTAGACATTAACCATTGACACTTTAAATTGTTATTGACATAGAATATGTAGAGGTTTTTTATAAGTGATTGTTGAATATATTTATTAGGAGGAGGGAAGTGGATGTATTGGTATTTTGAGGTTCTAAAAAAATATTCCGATTTCGAAGGAAGAGCAAGAAGAAAAGAGTATTGGATGTTTGTATTAATCGATGCTTTAATACGTTTAGCCCTATCTATAGTAGATTTTAATTTGTTTGGTACCCCTATGGATAAGTTTGGACCAATAATAGCTTTATACAGCATTATATTATTTCTTCCAAGTCTTGCGGTATCTATTAGAAGGCTTCATGATGTAGGTAAAAGTGGATGGATGCTATTAGTTCTATTAATCCCTATAATAGGCATTATTTGGATATTTATATTAGATATTATGGATAGTGAACCAGACGATAACAAATATGGGCCAAATCCAAAGGAATTTTACGATAGTGCTATCTAAAAAGTTAGATACATCCAAAAAAGCCTAATTTCATAGGCTATAATAAATATTACACTAAACATTAAAAAATGCCATCTATACAGTAGCAGCTTCCGATTATGGATTTGCATTTTTCCTTAGTAGTCACAGCTTCTTTAATAATTTCATCAACAGAATAAAACTCTTTAGATTTATTTGTAACCACTGCTATTGATAAAGATAGCAGTGGAAACTTTTGTTTTGTTCCCTTTCGGTTTTTTGAAATTATATATCCACTTTTTAGATGTTCTTCCTTGTAAAATATATTTATTATAGCATGGAACTGTTCGATTATATCCATACATATAGAATCAACTTCATGGCATTTTAAAATTGAAATAAAATCATCTCCACCTATATGGCCTGCAAAGGCATTTCCATTTCCAATCTTTTGTATAGCAGAGGTTATTAAATGTGCTGTATTACGAATAACCTCATCGCCGTCTTTAAATCCATAAACATCGTTAAATGCCTTAAAATTATCCAAATCAAAATAAAGTACAGAAAACTCTTCGCTTTTTAATATTTCCGTAAGCTTTTCCTTTATAACTATATTACCCGGTAGTCCCGTAAGAGGATTTTCAAACCTAGCAATTGATACTTGTATTTCAGTAATTTTTAATAATAAATCTTTAATACTAACAACACCTGAATATATATCATCTCTTGTAACAATTATATAATCATAAAGCTTTTCCTGTTTTCTACTCATTGCCAAATTACTTACCTCTAAAATTGACTTAAAGTTGTCTACAATTAAAGGTTGCTCATCCATTAGTAGATTGATTGGACGCTGCATGTAAAGGTCATATCCATATCTTGTTCCTAATTTTTGATAAAATTGTGTACGTGTAATTAATCCTTGAGGTTTAAAGTCCTTGTCTATTGTAACTATACCTTCTAGATTTTTATTCATTTCAAACAGCTCATTTGCATCCTTACCAATACTACTAATGAATAGAGTACGTATTGGTTTTGATATATCACCAATGAATATTTCCATAGAAATCACCCCATCTAAGGTATTATCTTATATTATAGAGGATTTTTTTACATATTTTGTTAAGCCCATATTAATTTTAAAAA from Serpentinicella alkaliphila harbors:
- a CDS encoding ATP-binding protein → MAIRKIIEIDENKCDGCGLCVPGCEEGAIQIIEGKAKLVSDIYCDGLGACLGHCPQGALNIVEREADEFDEVAVEKLLASQGKTFKPQHETQKNTPQVPHTPHHHGHGCPGSRMMNFNEEPKNTEKVSIGSEDIEVSIKPQLRQWPVQLNLVPVNAPYFENADLLVTADCVPFAYPNYHIDLLKGKALAIGCPKLDDVNHYIEKLTQIIKNNNLKSITVAYMEVPCCMGIVMAVDQAVANAKSDVKVNKVKIGIKGQRIG
- a CDS encoding DUF805 domain-containing protein, which produces MYWYFEVLKKYSDFEGRARRKEYWMFVLIDALIRLALSIVDFNLFGTPMDKFGPIIALYSIILFLPSLAVSIRRLHDVGKSGWMLLVLLIPIIGIIWIFILDIMDSEPDDNKYGPNPKEFYDSAI
- a CDS encoding GGDEF domain-containing protein: MEIFIGDISKPIRTLFISSIGKDANELFEMNKNLEGIVTIDKDFKPQGLITRTQFYQKLGTRYGYDLYMQRPINLLMDEQPLIVDNFKSILEVSNLAMSRKQEKLYDYIIVTRDDIYSGVVSIKDLLLKITEIQVSIARFENPLTGLPGNIVIKEKLTEILKSEEFSVLYFDLDNFKAFNDVYGFKDGDEVIRNTAHLITSAIQKIGNGNAFAGHIGGDDFISILKCHEVDSICMDIIEQFHAIINIFYKEEHLKSGYIISKNRKGTKQKFPLLSLSIAVVTNKSKEFYSVDEIIKEAVTTKEKCKSIIGSCYCIDGIF